One genomic region from Sporomusaceae bacterium FL31 encodes:
- the yueI gene encoding hypothetical protein, with product MEKDKTRTSTGGWSDYNELEKTITVGIHGTPELKPDEKATYLGEFKERVLVALTKGQVAETAIYPDIIQALQDKRTARMIISGDVSTNDANKYYQAARKYSKPYLIRHDQKYKSNIGLAVVGNDAVDVETIEVVDREVRLAELGLSTELIQAAGKKICNTCYDLIEKVAPDELINYERLTFIDRLTGEKCPVHTD from the coding sequence ATGGAAAAAGATAAGACACGTACTTCAACCGGTGGCTGGAGTGATTATAACGAATTAGAAAAAACCATCACTGTCGGAATTCATGGAACACCAGAATTAAAACCTGATGAGAAAGCGACTTATTTGGGGGAATTTAAAGAGAGGGTACTAGTAGCCCTGACCAAGGGACAGGTGGCCGAAACAGCCATATATCCTGACATTATTCAGGCCTTGCAGGATAAAAGAACAGCCCGAATGATTATTAGCGGTGATGTGAGCACTAATGATGCGAACAAGTACTATCAAGCCGCTCGGAAATATAGCAAACCCTATCTGATCCGACATGATCAAAAATATAAGAGCAATATTGGTCTGGCTGTTGTAGGAAATGATGCAGTGGATGTTGAAACCATTGAAGTAGTCGACCGAGAAGTCAGGTTAGCCGAATTAGGCCTGTCAACAGAACTGATTCAAGCTGCTGGGAAAAAAATTTGTAATACTTGTTATGATCTCATTGAGAAAGTGGCTCCTGATGAGCTGATCAATTATGAGCGGCTAACCTTCATCGATCGTCTTACTGGCGAGAAATGTCCGGTACATACAGATTGA
- a CDS encoding DNA-binding response regulator yields MKILVVEDDQALREVVVAVLKEDNYLVEQTESGDEGLYLAEQDIYDVLILDIMLPGLSGLEIVKGLRAKSMSVPILLLTAKDSIEDRVAGLEAGADDYLVKPFAVPELLARVKALLRRRGNLGKEGDLCYGGVSVNAKVRDGFVDANALQLTVKEYELLEFFVINSEQILTREQIFDRIWGFESETTLGIVDLYVHYLRKKLLPYGRDNLIQTVRGAGFMLKEK; encoded by the coding sequence ATGAAAATTTTGGTTGTCGAGGATGATCAAGCATTACGGGAAGTGGTTGTCGCCGTATTAAAAGAAGACAATTACTTAGTGGAGCAGACTGAATCTGGAGATGAGGGGCTATATTTGGCCGAACAGGACATCTATGATGTCTTAATTCTAGATATTATGCTTCCCGGCCTTAGCGGATTAGAGATTGTCAAAGGTCTGAGAGCAAAATCAATGTCAGTGCCCATTTTGCTGTTGACTGCGAAAGATAGTATCGAAGATCGTGTGGCTGGCTTGGAAGCCGGCGCGGATGATTATTTGGTTAAGCCGTTTGCTGTTCCAGAGTTACTGGCCCGTGTCAAGGCGTTATTAAGACGGCGTGGTAATTTAGGAAAAGAAGGCGACTTATGTTATGGCGGTGTTTCGGTTAATGCAAAAGTTCGGGACGGTTTTGTTGATGCAAATGCGTTGCAGTTAACTGTTAAAGAATATGAGCTATTGGAGTTTTTCGTTATCAACAGTGAACAAATTTTAACACGCGAACAAATTTTTGACCGGATTTGGGGTTTTGAGTCCGAAACGACGCTAGGTATCGTTGATTTATATGTGCATTATCTGCGGAAAAAATTACTCCCTTATGGGCGGGATAATTTGATTCAAACTGTTCGCGGTGCAGGTTTCATGCTAAAGGAGAAGTAA
- a CDS encoding two-component sensor histidine kinase, giving the protein MFGKILRKLTLLNSAVFLLIFILFGGTLYGYVANQLFDKVDAAMWQKAESFRIVNGRPAPTMGPRAFFDPRVFIILRDANGGVINLYPFANEEFNEVSAFLSQSEHNKMQTQKIDEHYYRILSVPYRGGETRLMRPELGDHAIKEVIAVSIVDSELALLRNFVQVIVTGLVIGMLAIIIAGYYLAKRALVPIISAWDKQQQFVADASHELRTPLAVIKSNAELLLRHPGRTIEEESFRITNVVRESIRMSKLVSTLLTLARADANQLELNFSPIIINDIISGIVEQFKPLAELKGVSLEVSLCDHVELLADKERLQQLIVILLDNAIKYTPPNGSIKLSCRRQPHSVTLIVEDTGTGIAAEDLPRIFDRFYRGDKARSREQGGTGLGLSIAQWIVEKHGGKIKVDSEIGVGTQFQLNLPLNKPK; this is encoded by the coding sequence ATGTTTGGCAAAATTTTGCGTAAATTGACTCTGCTTAATTCAGCAGTCTTTTTACTAATTTTTATCCTTTTTGGCGGGACACTCTACGGCTATGTAGCGAATCAACTCTTTGATAAAGTGGATGCTGCTATGTGGCAGAAGGCCGAGTCTTTCCGCATTGTTAATGGACGCCCTGCTCCGACGATGGGGCCACGGGCCTTTTTTGATCCGCGGGTATTTATCATCTTGCGTGATGCAAATGGTGGTGTTATTAACCTATATCCGTTTGCGAATGAAGAATTCAATGAAGTTTCTGCATTCCTGTCACAAAGTGAACATAACAAAATGCAAACTCAGAAAATTGATGAACACTATTACCGGATTCTCAGCGTTCCGTACCGCGGTGGCGAAACCAGGTTAATGAGGCCAGAACTTGGCGATCATGCCATTAAAGAAGTTATTGCGGTCAGTATTGTTGACTCAGAGTTGGCACTGCTCAGAAATTTTGTGCAGGTGATTGTCACTGGATTGGTTATCGGTATGCTGGCTATTATCATTGCCGGCTATTATTTAGCCAAACGGGCTTTAGTTCCGATTATATCGGCCTGGGATAAGCAGCAGCAGTTTGTAGCTGATGCCTCTCATGAGCTAAGGACACCACTGGCGGTCATTAAAAGCAATGCTGAGTTGCTGCTTAGACATCCTGGCCGAACCATTGAAGAAGAAAGTTTTCGCATCACCAATGTTGTGAGGGAAAGTATTCGAATGAGTAAGTTAGTATCAACCTTGTTAACCCTTGCAAGAGCAGACGCCAATCAGCTTGAGTTGAACTTTTCCCCCATTATTATCAATGATATTATCTCGGGAATTGTTGAACAGTTTAAACCGCTCGCTGAATTAAAGGGGGTCAGCTTAGAAGTTTCTCTGTGTGATCATGTTGAGTTATTGGCTGATAAAGAGCGATTGCAGCAATTAATTGTCATCCTATTAGATAATGCTATTAAATATACGCCGCCGAATGGAAGCATCAAATTGAGCTGCCGTCGACAGCCTCACTCAGTTACTCTTATCGTAGAAGATACTGGAACTGGTATTGCCGCTGAAGACTTGCCGCGAATATTTGATCGGTTTTACCGCGGCGATAAAGCCAGGTCGCGTGAGCAAGGTGGAACAGGGTTAGGGCTGTCGATCGCCCAATGGATTGTAGAAAAACATGGTGGTAAAATTAAGGTGGACAGTGAAATTGGTGTTGGTACGCAATTTCAGCTTAATCTGCCGCTAAATAAGCCCAAATAA
- a CDS encoding secretion protein HlyD encodes MRAMWMKVLQYKKWLLLVIVIAIAVKAGLVYQAGQNKNQAAPQTVKVERGDVVSVVSATGTIKPVNMVDISSKITGLLEEVRVKENDPVKAGQVLVILDDTRLQTLVTQALERLNNAAANYERNQKLNSIGAVSDQQIDASRMDYKVAQANYDDAVSQLNETVIKAPIDGVVIGKPIPAGQTVAQGISNPMVILTVADMSKMQIETQVDETDIGKVSLGQTATFTVDAYPGRTFTGVVSNISQKANVQQNVVYYSVLIDVASTDSLLKPTMTARVSINSGESKNTLSVPLAAIKTNKDQQYVVVVKNAGKTENVPITTGLVGDDRVEVTSGLNEGDQVIMAVAKTQAAVTPQGGGGMGLGRGMGR; translated from the coding sequence ATGCGGGCCATGTGGATGAAAGTGTTGCAATATAAGAAATGGCTGTTGTTGGTGATTGTGATTGCCATAGCAGTAAAGGCTGGTTTGGTTTATCAAGCGGGTCAAAATAAAAATCAGGCTGCTCCGCAAACTGTTAAAGTTGAACGGGGTGATGTTGTTTCTGTTGTTTCGGCAACAGGCACTATTAAACCCGTCAATATGGTTGATATCAGCTCCAAGATTACGGGATTATTAGAAGAAGTAAGAGTAAAGGAAAATGATCCTGTTAAAGCGGGTCAGGTATTAGTCATTCTTGATGATACGCGTTTGCAAACACTGGTTACCCAGGCTTTGGAGCGCCTCAACAATGCGGCTGCTAATTATGAACGAAATCAAAAACTAAACAGTATTGGGGCAGTTTCAGATCAGCAAATTGATGCTTCAAGAATGGACTATAAAGTAGCGCAGGCCAATTATGATGATGCTGTTTCTCAGTTAAATGAGACCGTGATTAAAGCACCGATCGATGGGGTTGTTATTGGTAAACCTATCCCGGCAGGTCAGACAGTTGCTCAGGGGATATCCAATCCGATGGTTATTTTAACTGTAGCCGATATGTCCAAAATGCAAATTGAAACTCAAGTCGATGAAACTGATATTGGTAAAGTTTCTTTAGGCCAGACGGCTACCTTTACGGTAGATGCTTATCCAGGCAGAACCTTTACTGGTGTTGTGTCCAATATATCTCAGAAAGCCAATGTTCAACAAAATGTTGTGTATTATTCTGTTCTTATTGATGTAGCTTCAACCGACAGTCTATTAAAGCCTACAATGACTGCACGGGTATCCATCAATAGCGGTGAAAGCAAAAATACTCTATCAGTCCCCTTAGCGGCTATCAAGACCAATAAAGATCAACAATATGTTGTTGTAGTAAAAAATGCTGGAAAAACTGAGAATGTTCCTATTACAACAGGTCTGGTTGGTGATGATCGAGTTGAGGTTACAAGTGGGCTAAATGAAGGTGATCAAGTCATTATGGCAGTAGCGAAAACCCAAGCCGCAGTTACTCCGCAAGGCGGCGGAGGCATGGGCCTTGGGAGAGGCATGGGCCGCTAA
- a CDS encoding macrolide ABC transporter ATP-binding protein, translating into MSIELNKVTKSYQMGDTTVHALAGVSLTIAEGEFTAIMGPSGSGKSTLMNILGCLDRPTSGSYVLDNQEVATLNDDELAVTRNKRIGFVFQNFNLLPRISAHQNVALPLVYAGVEKQARNERAAKALAMVGLEQRLNHLPNEMSGGQRQRVAIARALVNDPTIIMADEPTGNLDTKSGIEVMEIFNHLNAMGRTIILVTHEPDIAEHARRVIHVRDGLIVRDERGEG; encoded by the coding sequence GTGTCGATTGAGTTAAATAAAGTCACAAAGAGTTATCAGATGGGTGATACGACCGTACATGCATTGGCTGGTGTCAGTCTAACCATTGCTGAAGGTGAATTTACTGCAATCATGGGGCCGTCCGGGTCTGGTAAGTCGACTTTAATGAATATTCTAGGTTGTCTTGACCGGCCGACCAGTGGATCGTATGTGCTCGACAATCAGGAAGTAGCTACTTTGAACGATGACGAGCTTGCGGTAACTCGCAACAAGCGAATTGGTTTTGTCTTTCAAAACTTCAACCTATTGCCAAGAATTAGTGCACATCAGAATGTCGCATTACCGCTTGTCTATGCTGGTGTTGAAAAGCAGGCACGCAATGAACGGGCAGCAAAAGCTTTGGCAATGGTTGGCTTGGAGCAGCGATTAAACCATTTACCGAACGAAATGTCTGGTGGTCAACGACAGCGGGTAGCCATTGCAAGAGCACTGGTTAATGATCCGACTATCATTATGGCTGATGAACCAACTGGTAATTTGGATACTAAATCCGGGATTGAGGTTATGGAGATCTTTAATCATTTGAATGCGATGGGGCGTACTATTATTTTAGTAACCCATGAGCCGGATATTGCCGAACATGCTCGACGTGTCATTCATGTCCGGGACGGTTTAATTGTTCGGGATGAGCGAGGAGAGGGGTGA
- a CDS encoding multidrug ABC transporter substrate-binding protein, whose translation MFGESVSIALNALVANKLRSILTMLGIIIGVGAVIAMISIGMGVQDKVESSIASLGSNLIMVTPGAASSSGSRQAAGSNITLTAKDAQAIAKEVSGITQVAPSVSKQYQIVAGNQNWTTTVQGTTPEYQEVRNAGVQSGSFITSQDVDTRNRVAVIGSTVASNLFGEVNAVGQTIRINNAPFKVIGVLESKGQSAGGQDQDDAVIVPMTTAQERLMGISHVQMISVQANNTDVINKVQEDLTTLLRARHKITGDKADDFTVRNMVSIMNTAAETTQTITLLLGNIAAISLLVGGIGIMNIMLVSVTERTREIGIRKALGAKYKDILLQFLIEAVVIGVVGGSIGILLGIGSAYIISLIAGWKTVISPLSIIAAFAFSVGIGLFFGIYPARKAALLDPIDALRYE comes from the coding sequence GTGTTTGGTGAAAGTGTTTCGATTGCGCTAAATGCGCTGGTTGCTAATAAACTTCGCTCCATTCTGACGATGCTGGGAATTATTATTGGCGTTGGGGCAGTTATTGCCATGATATCGATTGGTATGGGAGTTCAGGATAAAGTAGAAAGTTCGATTGCCAGTCTAGGGAGTAATCTGATTATGGTGACACCAGGTGCTGCATCTTCCTCTGGTTCCAGACAGGCTGCTGGTTCAAATATTACATTGACAGCCAAAGATGCTCAGGCCATTGCCAAAGAGGTCTCAGGAATTACGCAGGTTGCGCCCAGTGTGAGCAAGCAATATCAAATTGTTGCCGGCAATCAAAACTGGACGACGACTGTTCAGGGAACAACTCCTGAATACCAGGAAGTCCGTAATGCTGGCGTCCAAAGTGGTAGTTTTATTACCAGCCAAGATGTTGATACCCGAAATCGGGTTGCTGTTATTGGCTCAACCGTTGCAAGCAATCTATTTGGCGAGGTCAATGCGGTTGGTCAAACCATCAGAATCAATAATGCCCCGTTTAAAGTCATTGGTGTTTTAGAAAGCAAAGGACAGTCGGCTGGCGGCCAAGACCAGGATGATGCTGTTATTGTTCCAATGACCACTGCGCAAGAGCGCCTGATGGGGATTTCACATGTACAGATGATTAGTGTTCAGGCCAATAATACGGATGTTATTAATAAAGTTCAAGAAGATTTGACTACTTTGCTTCGAGCCCGTCATAAAATAACGGGCGATAAAGCCGATGACTTTACTGTCCGGAATATGGTTAGTATCATGAATACCGCAGCTGAAACGACGCAAACCATTACGCTTCTGCTTGGCAATATTGCTGCAATTTCTTTATTAGTTGGCGGTATTGGTATTATGAATATTATGCTGGTGTCGGTTACTGAAAGAACGCGGGAGATTGGTATCCGTAAAGCACTTGGTGCCAAATATAAGGACATTTTGCTGCAGTTTTTAATTGAGGCGGTAGTCATTGGCGTCGTTGGCGGCAGCATTGGCATTCTATTAGGGATAGGCAGCGCATATATTATTTCGTTAATTGCAGGTTGGAAGACCGTCATATCGCCACTTTCGATCATTGCTGCTTTTGCTTTTTCGGTTGGTATCGGTTTGTTTTTCGGGATATACCCAGCCCGCAAAGCCGCACTGCTTGATCCAATTGACGCTTTACGCTACGAATAA
- a CDS encoding PadR family transcriptional regulator — protein MAPSARESKTWMKVVTAFFILKTLKSGAAHGNKIAEEIKQLTAQTILPNPNFLYPILRDMEAANYVVGQWENPSTRGKRIYTITAAGGEYFYELQQKVRTKFIEVERKLEIIRRHVFVD, from the coding sequence ATGGCGCCGTCAGCAAGGGAATCAAAAACTTGGATGAAAGTAGTGACAGCTTTTTTTATCTTAAAGACGTTAAAAAGCGGCGCTGCTCATGGCAATAAGATTGCTGAAGAAATTAAGCAGCTTACGGCACAGACGATTTTACCCAATCCCAATTTTTTATATCCGATTCTTCGCGATATGGAAGCAGCAAATTATGTTGTGGGGCAATGGGAAAACCCAAGTACCAGAGGCAAGCGCATCTATACCATAACAGCCGCGGGTGGCGAGTATTTCTATGAATTACAGCAGAAGGTCAGAACTAAGTTTATTGAAGTGGAACGCAAGTTGGAAATTATTCGCCGACATGTTTTTGTTGATTAG
- a CDS encoding secretion protein HlyD, translating into MEETKQKPNRRKLMALAGLVSVVLCVAGGWWWIRSSSLVSTEDARVKSDIVNVSSKVPGQLEQVLVKEGDSVQVGQVIAQIDSQALQVQLEQAKANLVAAQAKLASIKAGSRPQEIAQSQATVQQAAANLDNARKNYERTDSLYNEGAMSAQQRDTARTALEVAQAQYNAATEGYSLAAEGATQEDVQIAEAQVAQAAAAVKNAQLQFDNSTVKSPVAGVVAKKSVEEGEIISAGQPLFSIADLAGAWIEANIEENHIGKIEVGQVVEFTIDSYPKKVFKGEVSDVGNATGSQFALLPSDNTSGNFTKVTQRLAVKIKIVDSGELTLKPGMSAIIDIHVK; encoded by the coding sequence GTGGAAGAAACAAAACAAAAGCCTAATCGTAGAAAGCTAATGGCCCTGGCTGGATTAGTATCAGTCGTACTGTGTGTAGCTGGTGGCTGGTGGTGGATTCGGTCAAGCAGTCTGGTAAGTACTGAAGATGCCCGTGTAAAAAGTGATATTGTCAATGTAAGTTCCAAGGTGCCTGGACAACTTGAACAAGTACTGGTCAAAGAAGGCGACAGCGTTCAGGTCGGTCAGGTTATTGCTCAGATAGATAGTCAGGCGCTCCAAGTACAATTAGAACAAGCTAAGGCTAATTTGGTGGCAGCCCAGGCCAAACTGGCTTCAATAAAAGCTGGCAGCAGACCTCAGGAAATAGCTCAGTCTCAGGCAACTGTACAGCAGGCTGCAGCGAATTTAGATAATGCCCGCAAGAATTATGAACGAACAGATTCCTTATATAATGAGGGTGCCATGTCAGCTCAGCAGCGTGATACAGCGCGTACCGCGCTTGAGGTAGCTCAAGCACAATATAATGCGGCTACTGAAGGATATAGCCTGGCAGCTGAGGGCGCTACTCAAGAAGATGTTCAAATCGCTGAAGCTCAGGTTGCCCAAGCCGCTGCGGCAGTAAAAAACGCGCAGCTGCAATTTGATAATAGTACTGTCAAATCACCTGTAGCCGGGGTAGTAGCGAAAAAGTCAGTCGAAGAAGGTGAGATTATCTCAGCTGGTCAGCCATTATTTAGTATTGCCGATTTGGCTGGAGCTTGGATTGAAGCAAATATTGAAGAAAATCATATTGGTAAGATTGAAGTGGGGCAAGTGGTTGAGTTTACAATTGATTCTTACCCTAAAAAAGTGTTTAAAGGTGAAGTCAGTGATGTTGGTAATGCCACTGGTTCGCAGTTTGCTTTGTTACCTTCTGATAATACATCCGGTAACTTTACCAAAGTAACTCAGCGGCTGGCAGTTAAAATTAAAATAGTGGATTCTGGCGAACTCACATTGAAGCCAGGTATGTCGGCAATCATCGACATCCATGTGAAATAA
- a CDS encoding MFS transporter: MEHALDQAPNKYMVLLTVSLGTILSGYVSSSVDIALPNIMNTFGFTMDSVVWVMLSYMIPYGATLPIMGKLGDQYGRKKMYIIGLMVFTVATMLVGLSWSSSTVILFRVIQGIGAGLLFPNAMALVADAFPPNERGQALGMWGAFAAAGSTLGPTIGGYIVEYVSWRVLFSSIVPISVVGLFLALTVLKESTLNAAAKIDYLGGGLLVLSLSTLLIALNQGAKEGWTSIYIVGLFTMMTLAMAGFIYIESHIKHPLVDLNLFKDSTFTVSNVVGFLSFMALYGGLFLLPFFMRNILGYTPIRSGMSLFPLVGSMILMAPLGGKIADKSGAKIPATVGMVILTMVLYSFHTITDQTAYFPIAIRLVFMGIGLALTMSPVSNGALATLPKDKIGVGSGVFNLFKNIGGSVGIAIMGTLLDSRQIFHHNRLSEHLTTSSDIAQSTVAALQSGFAQSGLPFEQAKLAAYSILNSLIAKQAAVQAFEDVFMVTAALSALGILAALLIKDAKGLKKVPADKPASEDINQEDGSNMEACAPGISS; encoded by the coding sequence ATGGAACATGCGCTTGATCAAGCACCCAATAAATATATGGTTTTGCTTACCGTTTCACTTGGCACAATCTTAAGTGGTTATGTCAGTAGTTCGGTGGATATTGCATTACCCAACATTATGAATACTTTCGGATTTACCATGGACTCAGTGGTTTGGGTAATGCTGTCCTATATGATTCCTTATGGTGCTACTCTGCCGATTATGGGCAAGCTGGGCGATCAGTATGGCCGTAAGAAAATGTATATCATTGGCTTAATGGTTTTTACGGTGGCAACCATGTTGGTTGGATTATCCTGGAGTAGTTCGACAGTTATCCTATTTCGGGTTATACAGGGAATTGGAGCCGGATTGTTGTTTCCTAATGCCATGGCTCTTGTAGCCGATGCTTTTCCGCCAAATGAGCGCGGGCAAGCATTGGGCATGTGGGGGGCTTTTGCTGCAGCAGGCAGTACACTTGGGCCAACAATCGGCGGCTATATTGTCGAGTATGTAAGTTGGCGAGTGTTGTTCAGCAGCATTGTTCCCATTTCGGTGGTTGGCTTATTTCTAGCCCTAACAGTTCTAAAAGAAAGCACTTTAAATGCCGCTGCCAAAATCGACTATCTCGGCGGCGGGCTGTTGGTGCTTAGCCTAAGCACCTTATTGATTGCGCTGAACCAGGGAGCAAAAGAAGGCTGGACTTCGATCTATATCGTAGGTTTATTTACTATGATGACGTTAGCCATGGCAGGTTTTATCTATATTGAAAGCCATATTAAGCATCCTTTGGTTGATCTAAACTTATTTAAAGATAGTACATTTACGGTATCCAATGTTGTTGGCTTTCTCTCGTTTATGGCTTTGTATGGCGGGTTGTTCTTGCTACCTTTCTTTATGAGAAACATCTTGGGCTATACACCAATACGATCTGGTATGTCTCTGTTTCCACTCGTAGGTTCAATGATTCTGATGGCGCCCCTGGGTGGCAAGATTGCTGACAAATCAGGCGCAAAAATTCCGGCAACAGTTGGAATGGTCATTCTAACCATGGTACTATACTCTTTCCATACCATTACCGATCAGACTGCGTACTTTCCGATTGCAATAAGATTGGTGTTTATGGGAATTGGACTGGCCTTGACCATGTCACCCGTTTCTAATGGCGCTCTTGCGACCTTGCCTAAGGACAAGATTGGTGTAGGGTCAGGTGTTTTCAATTTATTTAAGAATATCGGCGGTAGTGTTGGTATTGCCATTATGGGAACATTGCTGGATAGTCGACAAATATTTCATCACAATCGCTTATCTGAGCATCTAACCACTTCGTCAGATATTGCCCAAAGTACTGTGGCCGCTTTACAGAGCGGTTTTGCTCAAAGCGGACTGCCATTCGAGCAAGCCAAGCTGGCCGCATATTCAATATTAAATAGTCTAATTGCTAAACAGGCTGCAGTACAGGCGTTTGAAGATGTATTTATGGTAACTGCGGCGCTTTCAGCACTAGGTATTTTAGCAGCACTGCTGATCAAGGATGCAAAAGGACTGAAGAAAGTACCAGCAGATAAGCCTGCTTCTGAAGATATTAATCAAGAAGATGGAAGCAATATGGAGGCATGTGCACCTGGTATTAGTTCCTGA
- the tolC_2 gene encoding outer membrane protein TolC: MKNRLWKKHLGVLLGGSLFLLQSTSAMAAAQEISLDDSIAAALKNNSAIKMALSDQQKAEWGISEAKAGTLPSVSAGVGGTHGPDSAASPDGNSYNTSLKLNWTLYSGGRTEGLINQAKLNADSSELNVAKTQQQIKLDATTAYYNVLQTRNMVNVNQEMVNNLTEHLKKVQAQYDVGVVAKSDVLRSEVELVNAQQTLTKAQNSYDLAMSTLNNTMGMPLDTENTLKDELAYTQTDITVEDAIAQSVANRPELHQSQLGIESAQQGVKIADSNSKPTVTFSASEGWSGNDFPGDKNNWSMNMMANWNIFDSGLTNAKVKQAKSSLDKAQEQDTQTRNSVELEVRQAYLSMKEAETRIGATQVAVDKATEDLKIAQTKYYAGVGTNLDVIDAQLALTQSKTNYTQALYDYNVNKAKLQKAIGQN; the protein is encoded by the coding sequence ATGAAAAATCGTTTGTGGAAAAAGCATTTAGGTGTTTTGCTTGGCGGCAGCCTGTTTTTATTACAAAGCACAAGTGCTATGGCTGCGGCTCAGGAAATTTCGCTTGATGACAGTATCGCTGCGGCACTTAAAAATAATTCTGCTATTAAAATGGCGTTAAGTGATCAGCAAAAAGCTGAGTGGGGGATTAGTGAGGCAAAAGCCGGTACATTGCCTTCTGTTTCAGCCGGAGTTGGTGGTACTCATGGGCCAGATAGTGCTGCTTCGCCTGACGGCAACAGCTATAATACCTCTTTGAAATTAAATTGGACACTCTATTCGGGTGGTAGAACAGAAGGCTTAATTAATCAGGCAAAACTTAATGCTGACAGCTCTGAGCTCAATGTTGCTAAAACTCAGCAGCAGATTAAGCTGGATGCAACCACTGCCTACTATAATGTGCTGCAGACTCGCAATATGGTGAATGTAAATCAGGAGATGGTCAATAATTTGACTGAACATCTTAAAAAAGTTCAAGCACAGTATGATGTTGGTGTTGTAGCTAAATCTGATGTGTTACGCTCAGAAGTAGAGTTGGTTAATGCACAGCAAACCTTAACGAAGGCTCAAAATAGTTATGATTTGGCTATGTCAACTCTCAACAATACGATGGGGATGCCGCTTGATACCGAGAACACTTTAAAAGATGAGTTAGCCTATACGCAAACCGATATCACTGTTGAGGATGCCATTGCTCAGTCTGTCGCAAATCGTCCAGAATTACACCAATCACAGCTTGGTATTGAATCCGCACAGCAAGGTGTGAAAATTGCCGACAGCAATAGTAAGCCAACGGTTACTTTCAGCGCTTCTGAGGGGTGGAGCGGCAATGATTTCCCAGGTGATAAGAATAACTGGTCCATGAATATGATGGCTAACTGGAATATCTTTGACTCGGGGCTTACCAATGCCAAAGTTAAGCAAGCTAAGAGTTCTTTAGACAAAGCTCAGGAACAAGATACACAAACCCGTAACAGTGTAGAGTTAGAAGTTCGCCAAGCTTATCTCAGCATGAAGGAGGCTGAAACGCGAATTGGTGCCACCCAGGTTGCAGTTGATAAAGCAACAGAGGATTTAAAAATTGCTCAGACCAAATACTATGCCGGAGTGGGTACCAATTTAGATGTTATTGATGCACAATTAGCACTGACTCAGTCAAAAACAAACTATACTCAGGCACTGTATGATTACAATGTGAATAAAGCAAAACTTCAAAAAGCTATTGGTCAAAATTAA